The DNA region TACGGCGGGAGTGGACAACAAATTGTGGTCTACCCCAATTGCTAAATCTCGGGCGATCAACGACCTGAAAAGGAGAGGTTATCAACCTCAACCGTTAAAACGGGTTAATATTAAAAAGAGTAATGGTAAAGAACGTCCTCTGGGAATTCCGACTATGAAAGACAGGGCAATGCAGGCGTTGTATCTATTGGCCTTAGCGCCAGTCGCTGAAACAACAGCGGACGGACCATCATATGGTTTCCGTAAGGAACGTTGCGCTCAGGATGCATTGCAGTTTGCACATAGCCTGCTATCAAAGAGTTATTCTCCAGAGTGGGTACTTGAAGCCGATATCAAAGGATGCTTTGATCACATCAGCCATGAGTGGTTACTTGCTAATGTTCCAATGGACAAAAGCATTCTCCAAAAGTGGCTGAAATGTGGTTTCATCTTTAAGAATGAGCGCTTTTCCACTGACGAGGGTACTCCGCAAGGGGGTATCATCTCACCAACTCTGGCCAATATTGCACTGGATGGATTGCAGTCATTGATTGCAAGTAAGTTTAAAATCAGAAAAGTCAACAAGGTGGCAATTGTACCTAAGGTAAAATTGATCCGCTATGCTGATGATTTCATTATCACGGGTAAAACCAAAGAACAATTGGAAACAGAAGTGTTGCCGTTAATTAAGGAATTTCTTGCAGAAAGAGGTTTATCACTTTCGCACGAGAAAACCAAGATAACGCATATTACTGACGGATTCGACTTTTTAGGCTTCAATATTCGTGAGTATGATAATGGTTCTGTTATGACTATACCATCAAAGGCAGGTCTTTTGAAACTATCCGAAAAGATTGGAGGCATCATTCGTGCCAATAAAACCAGTCGCCAGGATGTTCTCATCAGACAATTAAACCCTGTAATAACTGGTTGGGCGAACTACTTTAAAACTAGTTCAGCCTCAGATACCTTTAGAAAAGTTGATTTCCTGATGTTTCACAAGCTATGGTCTTGGGCATTAAGGAGACATCCTAAAAAGGGAAGATACTGGATTTCAGAAAGGTATTTCCGCAGGATCAAGAATAGAAATTGGTGTTTTGCGACCGATACGCCTGGACACGAAGGAACAAGCGAAGTCTTTTCCCTTAAACGAGCGTACGACTTTAAAATACTTAGGCATATTCAGATCAAACAGGATGCAAACCCTTTTGACCAGGAATGGGAACCTTACTTTCAAAAGCGCAAAGTATTTAGAATGCTTGAAACTTTGGATGGTAAAAAGACCCTGTTAGCATTGTGGTTGAAGCAAAACCGTAAATGTGATTTATGTGGTAGGGATATAAATGCGGATGATGAATGGGCTATTAACAAACGCAGGTTTGGTGAAGACATTCGCATCACATTGGTACATAAACCCTGCCGCAGAAGCCACGACCAACTAAAGTTGAGGTTAACATGAGCCGGCTCATATATATGGGCTTTAAGTTGCTTGAGCCGTATGAGGGGAAACTCTCACGTACGGTTCTTAGGGGGGAAAGCGGGAGTAATCCCGCCGACCTACCCGATAAAGCGATCGCCTCTCCACTGATGGCAAACTACATTTTATACCTTTATAAAACCATGAGAAAATTCTGGGGCGAACCTATTGTGGTCACCCAGGAACTTGGAGACATCCTGGGAAATGCAGTTATAAAGGATTCCATTTTGGCCAGTTCAGATACCATCTGTTTACTAGACCAGTCGAAATTTCGGCGTAACTATGAGCAGGTGGCAAAACTGCTCTCCTTAGATGAAGTAGAACAGCGAAAGATATTCACCATCAATGCGCTCGATAATAAGTCTGGCAGAGGAAAATTTAAGGAAGTTTACATCAAGCGGGGTAATACCGGAGAAGTTTACGGGGTTGAGGTTTCGCTGTTTCAGTACCTCACTTTTACCACGGAAAAGCCTGAAAAGACAGCCGTAGAATCTTATGTGGCAAGATACGGATCTTATCCTGCCGGGCTTGAAGCTTTCGTTTCAGACCTCAGATCCAGTGGCCTTGGCCTTGCTGATTTTGTTCGGCAGGTAAATGCCGAATAATTCACAATCTAAATCATTTTTTATGCTTAAGATAATCATCTTTCTATTTTTCGGCTGTTCCGTTGTGTTTGCCTCTGCGCAGATTTATGTTGACCCGACCACAGCAGCAGCAACTGCGGCGCATGCCGGTGTGATGAACAGCGGCCTCTCTAAAACCAGTGATAACCTCACCCTTGTTCAAAGGGCCCAGCTTGCAGTTACCGGACAACTTGGTATTGTAAACGATCTGCAGTCCACCATTTACAGGGGGCTGTCAGAGGTTTCGGGAGTGATGCGTTCGCTGCTTTCGGTCAAGGATATCTCCGAGATCTCCCAAGATATTGTAATTGATGTAAACAAGGCAGTAAGTCTTGCCTCTTCGGATCC from Pedobacter endophyticus includes:
- the ltrA gene encoding group II intron reverse transcriptase/maturase; this encodes MNVIEKSCAPSDQVFHWNSIDWDRCESEVRKLQVRLVKAQKESRHNKVKALQWLLTHSFYAKALAVKRVTSNKGRNTAGVDNKLWSTPIAKSRAINDLKRRGYQPQPLKRVNIKKSNGKERPLGIPTMKDRAMQALYLLALAPVAETTADGPSYGFRKERCAQDALQFAHSLLSKSYSPEWVLEADIKGCFDHISHEWLLANVPMDKSILQKWLKCGFIFKNERFSTDEGTPQGGIISPTLANIALDGLQSLIASKFKIRKVNKVAIVPKVKLIRYADDFIITGKTKEQLETEVLPLIKEFLAERGLSLSHEKTKITHITDGFDFLGFNIREYDNGSVMTIPSKAGLLKLSEKIGGIIRANKTSRQDVLIRQLNPVITGWANYFKTSSASDTFRKVDFLMFHKLWSWALRRHPKKGRYWISERYFRRIKNRNWCFATDTPGHEGTSEVFSLKRAYDFKILRHIQIKQDANPFDQEWEPYFQKRKVFRMLETLDGKKTLLALWLKQNRKCDLCGRDINADDEWAINKRRFGEDIRITLVHKPCRRSHDQLKLRLT
- a CDS encoding TraG/VirB4 family ATPase gives rise to the protein MSRLIYMGFKLLEPYEGKLSRTVLRGESGSNPADLPDKAIASPLMANYILYLYKTMRKFWGEPIVVTQELGDILGNAVIKDSILASSDTICLLDQSKFRRNYEQVAKLLSLDEVEQRKIFTINALDNKSGRGKFKEVYIKRGNTGEVYGVEVSLFQYLTFTTEKPEKTAVESYVARYGSYPAGLEAFVSDLRSSGLGLADFVRQVNAE